A segment of the Corynebacterium resistens DSM 45100 genome:
CTGCACTCCCCAGAAGGAAGCCCCGGGCGTCCAACCCCCCGATGAGGTCTGCGCCCACCTCACGGCAGGCATCGGCAAGATCATGCACCAAGAGCTGATAGCACGTGGGTTCTGCCAAAACGGGCGTCAAATCTTCAAACACGATGCCTGGTTTAGGAAAATCCGGCACGATGCGCGTGAACTTTTCCAAAGCTTCCCGGGCTGTGGTGGGGTGCTCCGTCGTGGAGGGAACGGGGGTGTTCACTTATTGCTACCTCTTGCGCATTAGTATCGAAAAACTCTTGCAGTGACTGCGCACTCGGATGCATCACTCCAGCGAATTCCGAGGCGCCACTATAGGTGACTACTGTAGCGAACCTCGCCGGATTAGCTGGCGTTTCCGGACTTGTGTGCCGGTTCGTCTTGGGTTCCGTTTCCGCCCGCTGGCGGATTCTTGGCGTCAGGATCTGCCGCCGGGGCGTTTTCTTCCGGAACTGGTGTTTCCCGGGTAACCCACCGGTCCATATTCCAGCTCACACCCCCATCAGCACCATTGTCCATAACGTTGTGGACATGTGCCTCCGATGCGACCGTCCGTGCCTCTGTCACAAGCGGGATTGAGTAGCTGTCATTGGCCAATTTCTTCTCTTCACGCTGGATCTCTGTGAGCCGCCCTGACACTCCCCTGGCAACCGCTGCATTGCGGCCAAATGTGGTGCGAGTATCCAAAAGCACGTCGTAATCAACACCTAGAACACCGTAGTCAGTAGCTTTGCGAGGCGAAGCTTCCACACTCACACCAACTGCTCCGCAACTAGCTTTGATCTTGTCGACAATCACCTTGTACCGCGAGGTTGTCTCCAAAAAACCGATGCGAATGTGTTGGCCAGCTAAAGGTGCAGCTTTCTCAGGCGCAAACGCTGTGTTTTCCTGAGAGGTTCTGGTGAGCTGAGCTGTCAGCGGGTGTGCTGGGCCGATAACTCGCAGGCCTGTAGCCTGCACTTTGGCTCCTGAATGCTTGGACACAGCTCCAGCGATAGCGCGCTGGTCAATGCAAAAGTTCAAGGCCTGTCGGCTTTCCCGCGTAGCCAGTGGCCCCATATCGGAGACTCGCAGCGTATCCACACGGGAAGACTGGACTTTAGTCACTCGCCACTCGGGCTGTGACAAACCCAATGCTTCTGGGTTGCCACCAGCATCAATATCGGCAACCCTTAGCTGATCCTGCTCCCTTAGCTTCTTCACATCCGCCCCTCGGGGCCACACGTGAATTGATGTTTCGGCCGGCTTAACCCCTGACCAATTCTCGTTGACACCCAACTCGAGATGCCCGTCGTCGTGGCGAGAAACGACCTTGTATGGGCCCGAAGTTGGCACAGATGACGGATCAGTTTTGCTGAGCAAGAAACTCTCTTGCCATTGTTTACCCAATTCCGTGAGCGCTTGCTCATCACCAGAACGCAGCGCCTGCGCGCCGTCGGGTAGCTTCGCGCGCTCGGCCACGGTATGCATCGGCAAGACGGTTCCCGCACTGAACAGTTCGCGATAGCGCTCGCCGAAACTTGGTTTGAAAATCACCGCGAACCGCTTAGAACCTGGTTTGCAATCCACATTCTCTACCTGAGAGAACAAGGGCATATCAGATCCAAAAAGGTCTGGGCGTTTCGAAGCCTCATAGGTCAGCAGGAAATCGTCGCACGCGACGGGCTTGCCATCGGAGTACGTGGCCTCTTCA
Coding sequences within it:
- a CDS encoding ABC transporter substrate-binding protein, producing the protein MKHSVGKKAAFAAAAAALAISVASCAEENNPGVDKQAEPQFGYALPQELVTTNAGTAVGVATDASKISARLFPGAFIEGPDQQLLPNADLVSANPSKRSAAVINYQINEEATYSDGKPVACDDFLLTYEASKRPDLFGSDMPLFSQVENVDCKPGSKRFAVIFKPSFGERYRELFSAGTVLPMHTVAERAKLPDGAQALRSGDEQALTELGKQWQESFLLSKTDPSSVPTSGPYKVVSRHDDGHLELGVNENWSGVKPAETSIHVWPRGADVKKLREQDQLRVADIDAGGNPEALGLSQPEWRVTKVQSSRVDTLRVSDMGPLATRESRQALNFCIDQRAIAGAVSKHSGAKVQATGLRVIGPAHPLTAQLTRTSQENTAFAPEKAAPLAGQHIRIGFLETTSRYKVIVDKIKASCGAVGVSVEASPRKATDYGVLGVDYDVLLDTRTTFGRNAAVARGVSGRLTEIQREEKKLANDSYSIPLVTEARTVASEAHVHNVMDNGADGGVSWNMDRWVTRETPVPEENAPAADPDAKNPPAGGNGTQDEPAHKSGNAS